The Nitriliruptor alkaliphilus DSM 45188 genome includes a region encoding these proteins:
- a CDS encoding CaiB/BaiF CoA transferase family protein has protein sequence MATEIHASPHEAGPLDGLLIADFSRILAGPYATMLLADFGADVIKVEGPLGDDTRTWSPPVRDGVSTYYLGINRNKRSIALNLKDPGDLATARELASRADVLIENMRPGGMARFGLDFDGVRATNPGVVYASISGFGTTPEGAALAGYDLMVQGISGLMSLTGDPEGEAFRAGISVFDVMAGMHATIGILSALNHRHATGAGQHVEVNLLSSALSGLVNQASAAVAGGITPFRMGNAHPSLFPYEPLPTADGAIIVIAGNNGQFATLCDVLGVPELAEDARFASNEDRTANRDQLGPLLVDALAGDTTDEWFARFRAKGLPGGPVNTVPEGVAFAEAIGLEPVVEVGDGDRAIPSVRNPISFSDTQASYRYAPPGLDEHGDEIRAWLRAPRD, from the coding sequence ATGGCGACCGAGATCCACGCTTCGCCGCATGAGGCCGGTCCACTCGATGGGCTGCTGATCGCCGACTTCTCGCGCATCCTCGCCGGCCCGTACGCGACGATGCTGCTCGCCGACTTTGGCGCGGACGTGATCAAGGTCGAGGGACCATTGGGAGACGACACACGGACCTGGAGCCCACCGGTCCGCGACGGGGTGTCGACCTACTACCTCGGCATCAACCGCAACAAGCGGTCCATCGCGTTGAACCTCAAGGATCCAGGGGACCTCGCGACGGCCCGTGAGCTCGCGAGCCGGGCCGACGTGCTGATCGAGAACATGCGTCCCGGTGGTATGGCCCGCTTCGGGCTCGACTTCGATGGCGTCCGGGCGACCAACCCCGGGGTCGTCTACGCGTCGATCTCCGGGTTCGGGACCACCCCGGAGGGCGCGGCGCTCGCCGGCTACGACCTCATGGTCCAGGGCATCTCCGGGCTGATGAGCCTGACCGGCGACCCCGAGGGTGAAGCGTTCCGCGCCGGCATCTCCGTCTTCGACGTGATGGCCGGCATGCACGCGACCATCGGCATCCTGTCGGCGCTCAACCACCGTCACGCGACGGGCGCGGGCCAGCACGTCGAGGTCAACCTGCTGTCCTCGGCGCTGTCGGGCCTGGTCAACCAGGCCAGTGCCGCGGTCGCCGGTGGCATCACGCCGTTCCGGATGGGCAACGCCCACCCGAGCCTCTTTCCGTACGAGCCGCTGCCCACCGCCGACGGTGCGATCATCGTGATCGCCGGGAACAATGGGCAGTTCGCGACCCTGTGCGACGTGCTCGGGGTCCCGGAGTTGGCCGAGGATGCACGCTTCGCCTCCAACGAGGACCGGACCGCCAACCGCGACCAGCTCGGGCCACTGCTCGTCGATGCGCTGGCCGGGGACACCACCGACGAGTGGTTCGCCAGGTTCCGGGCGAAGGGGCTGCCCGGTGGCCCGGTCAACACCGTCCCCGAGGGCGTCGCGTTCGCCGAAGCGATCGGTCTGGAGCCGGTCGTCGAAGTGGGCGACGGCGACCGGGCCATCCCGTCGGTTCGCAACCCCATCTCGTTCTCCGACACCCAGGCGTCGTACCGCTACGCGCCTCCGGGCCTCGACGAGCACGGCGACGAGATCCGCGCCTGGCTCCGAGCCCCCCGCGACTGA
- a CDS encoding ABC transporter substrate-binding protein encodes MRTTKMKRAVAAASALALLLTACGGDDGGAEQTPPAEDDGGDDGTDDDGTDDDGTDDDGTAAERNVGDGVLTVGTLLPETGSLAFLGPPEFAGAELAVQEINEAGGVLGEDVVLIQGDSGDTTTDIANQTVDRLLSQGADVIVGAASSAVSFTVIDKIVSAGVVQFSPANTSAEFTTYDDDGLYFRTAPSDILQGQVLGELIVEEGNATVGIMALQDAYGEGLADTIEETVTDSGGEVVEKIIYDPQAQNFDAEVQQLVDADPDAIAVIGFDESARILTALFEAGIGVDNKTIYGSDGNMGNALGENFTDNPHAISGMKGTTPLSELDDTFQQRLLEVDPDLSDFNYASETYDAIIVTALAVIAADSDVPSEFAKEIPGVTKDGTQCTEFAECKELLEAGEDIDYVGKSGPIELDDVGDPSSASFAILVFNDEAVLDTERYIIAGG; translated from the coding sequence GTGCGTACGACCAAGATGAAGCGCGCGGTGGCAGCCGCCTCCGCGCTGGCCCTGCTGCTCACCGCCTGCGGCGGTGACGACGGCGGTGCCGAGCAGACGCCGCCCGCCGAGGACGACGGCGGCGACGACGGGACCGACGACGACGGGACCGACGACGACGGCACGGACGACGACGGCACGGCTGCCGAGCGCAACGTGGGAGACGGTGTCCTGACCGTCGGCACGCTGCTCCCGGAGACCGGGTCGCTCGCCTTCCTCGGCCCCCCGGAGTTCGCCGGCGCTGAGCTGGCGGTCCAGGAGATCAACGAGGCAGGTGGCGTGCTCGGTGAGGACGTCGTCCTGATCCAGGGTGACTCCGGCGACACCACCACCGACATCGCCAACCAGACCGTGGACCGCCTGCTGAGCCAGGGCGCCGACGTCATCGTCGGTGCTGCCTCCTCCGCGGTGTCCTTCACGGTCATCGACAAGATCGTCAGCGCGGGTGTCGTGCAGTTCTCGCCGGCCAACACCTCGGCGGAGTTCACCACGTACGACGACGACGGCCTGTACTTCCGCACCGCGCCGTCCGACATCCTCCAGGGCCAGGTGCTCGGCGAGCTGATCGTCGAGGAGGGCAACGCCACCGTCGGCATCATGGCGCTGCAAGACGCGTACGGCGAGGGTCTGGCCGACACCATCGAGGAGACCGTCACGGACTCCGGTGGTGAGGTCGTCGAGAAGATCATCTACGACCCGCAGGCCCAGAACTTCGACGCCGAGGTCCAGCAGTTGGTCGACGCCGACCCCGACGCGATCGCGGTCATCGGCTTCGACGAGTCCGCCCGGATCCTGACCGCCCTGTTCGAGGCCGGCATCGGTGTCGACAACAAGACGATCTACGGGTCGGACGGCAACATGGGCAACGCCCTCGGTGAGAACTTCACCGACAACCCGCACGCCATCAGCGGCATGAAGGGCACCACGCCGCTGTCCGAGCTCGACGACACCTTCCAGCAGCGTCTGCTCGAGGTCGACCCCGACCTGAGCGACTTCAACTACGCCTCGGAGACCTACGACGCCATCATCGTGACGGCGCTCGCGGTCATCGCGGCCGACTCCGACGTCCCGAGCGAGTTCGCCAAGGAGATCCCGGGCGTCACCAAGGACGGCACCCAGTGCACCGAGTTCGCGGAGTGCAAGGAGCTCCTCGAAGCCGGTGAGGACATCGACTACGTCGGCAAGTCGGGCCCGATCGAGCTCGACGACGTCGGCGACCCGTCCTCGGCGAGCTTCGCGATCCTCGTCTTCAACGACGAGGCCGTGCTCGACACCGAGCGCTACATCATCGCCGGCGGCTGA
- a CDS encoding ATP-binding cassette domain-containing protein, protein MPDQTTPPADGEAPRPVGDLSGVDPVPGVAKPDPVLIVDGVRRSFGGLVAVDVDHLEIPRGLITALIGPNGAGKTTLFNLLTGFDAPDQGSWQFDSRELASQPAHKVARGGMVRTFQLTKSLSKLPVIENMKLGATSQRGENFVRAHLPRLWRSQEQQIEERADTLLTRFKLDHMRNEFAGTLSGGQRKLLEMARALMVAPDVVMLDEPMAGVNPALTQSLLQHVKGLRDQGMTVIFVEHDMDVVMDISDWVVVMAEGRIIAEGPPAAIAQNRAVVDAYLGAHHDEDLTAEEEAERAEVREVRDRADIERIKTSEGFLLEARDLIAGYVPEVNILNGCDLELREGEFVGIIGPNGAGKSTLLKSLFGLIHIREGTITLDGEDITGLKAHSLVGKGVGYVPQVANVFPDLSVMENLEMGLFLGGHRFEDRFDYVTDLFPLLGERRKQQAGSLSGGERQMVAMGRALMSDPKVLLLDEPSAGLSPAYQDEVFVRCREINATGVSIVMVEQNARRCLQVCHRGYVLDQGRNAYEGRGMDLLGDPKVIELYLGTLAKAD, encoded by the coding sequence ATGCCTGACCAGACCACGCCTCCGGCCGACGGTGAGGCCCCGCGCCCCGTCGGCGACCTGTCCGGCGTCGACCCCGTGCCGGGCGTCGCCAAGCCCGATCCCGTGCTGATCGTCGACGGCGTGCGCCGGTCCTTCGGTGGGCTCGTGGCCGTCGACGTGGACCACCTCGAGATCCCCCGCGGGCTGATCACCGCGCTGATCGGACCGAACGGGGCCGGCAAGACCACGCTGTTCAACCTGCTGACCGGGTTCGACGCACCGGACCAGGGCAGCTGGCAGTTCGACTCGCGCGAGCTCGCGTCGCAGCCGGCCCACAAGGTCGCCCGTGGCGGCATGGTGCGCACCTTCCAGCTGACCAAGTCGCTGTCGAAGCTGCCGGTCATCGAGAACATGAAGCTCGGCGCGACCTCACAGCGGGGCGAGAACTTCGTCCGAGCCCACCTCCCGCGGCTGTGGCGGTCCCAGGAGCAGCAGATCGAGGAGCGTGCCGACACGCTGCTGACCCGGTTCAAGCTCGACCACATGCGCAACGAGTTCGCGGGGACCCTGTCCGGTGGACAGCGCAAGCTCCTCGAGATGGCACGGGCCCTGATGGTCGCGCCCGACGTGGTCATGCTCGACGAGCCGATGGCCGGCGTGAACCCGGCGCTGACCCAGTCGTTGCTCCAGCACGTCAAGGGCCTGCGGGACCAGGGCATGACCGTCATCTTCGTCGAGCACGACATGGACGTCGTGATGGACATCTCCGACTGGGTCGTGGTGATGGCCGAGGGTCGGATCATCGCCGAAGGACCACCGGCCGCGATCGCCCAGAACCGCGCGGTCGTCGACGCCTACCTCGGTGCGCACCACGACGAGGACCTGACCGCCGAGGAGGAGGCCGAGCGCGCCGAGGTCCGGGAGGTCCGCGACCGGGCCGACATCGAGCGCATCAAGACCTCCGAGGGGTTCCTGCTCGAGGCGCGGGACCTGATCGCCGGCTACGTGCCGGAGGTCAACATCCTCAACGGCTGTGACCTGGAGCTGCGCGAGGGGGAGTTCGTCGGGATCATCGGCCCGAACGGTGCCGGCAAGTCGACGCTGCTCAAGTCGCTGTTCGGCCTGATCCACATCCGTGAGGGCACGATCACCCTGGACGGCGAGGACATCACGGGTCTCAAGGCCCACTCGCTGGTGGGCAAGGGTGTCGGTTACGTGCCCCAGGTCGCCAACGTGTTCCCGGACCTGTCGGTGATGGAGAACCTCGAGATGGGGCTCTTCCTCGGCGGGCACCGGTTCGAGGACCGGTTCGACTACGTGACCGATTTGTTCCCGCTGCTGGGCGAACGTCGCAAGCAGCAGGCCGGCTCGCTGTCCGGTGGTGAGCGCCAGATGGTCGCGATGGGCCGGGCGTTGATGTCCGACCCGAAGGTCCTCCTGCTCGACGAGCCGTCCGCAGGCCTGTCACCGGCCTACCAGGACGAGGTGTTCGTCCGCTGCCGCGAGATCAACGCCACCGGCGTGTCGATCGTCATGGTCGAGCAGAACGCCCGTCGGTGCCTGCAGGTCTGCCACCGCGGCTACGTGCTCGACCAGGGCCGCAACGCCTACGAGGGCCGCGGCATGGATCTGCTCGGCGACCCGAAGGTCATCGAGCTGTACCTCGGCACCCTCGCCAAAGCGGACTGA
- a CDS encoding alpha/beta hydrolase family protein, protein MPTADQPAWRAEAEAHKRAMPRQRLLGNGMDYADVAELYERVDAGESWSDVNAQLGERNVARAEAALRAGHTATARSWYLLASACFRVGQVPLADDEPRKRVMYRQLISAYGAAGALTDPPVERIEVPYRQGALCGWLHRPAADESVPVVIVLGGFDGWREEYHVGATYLLERGLAVLLVDGPGQGETRLFHGIHMEHGVEHAFSAVIDHLLADDRVAPSVAIWGNSMGGYLAALTAATDPRITACVVNGGTIRPVETADRYPRFIDKVRLLLGIDDPDKAREVMSTFVLDGELLSALRCSLLVLHGTPDRVFLVENARALFGHAGSSDKTWNEWPDGDHCIYNHSHEKHTLVSDWLADRLKGDRA, encoded by the coding sequence ATGCCTACTGCTGACCAGCCCGCCTGGCGGGCGGAAGCCGAAGCCCACAAGCGAGCCATGCCGAGGCAGCGCCTGCTCGGCAACGGGATGGACTACGCCGACGTTGCCGAACTCTATGAGCGCGTCGATGCGGGTGAGTCGTGGTCGGACGTCAACGCGCAGCTCGGCGAACGCAACGTCGCACGAGCGGAGGCTGCGTTGCGGGCGGGGCACACCGCGACGGCCCGCAGCTGGTACCTACTCGCATCCGCCTGCTTCCGGGTCGGTCAGGTCCCACTGGCTGACGACGAGCCCAGGAAGCGCGTCATGTACCGGCAGCTGATCAGCGCGTACGGCGCGGCCGGAGCACTGACCGATCCTCCGGTCGAGCGCATCGAGGTTCCCTACCGGCAGGGTGCGCTGTGTGGATGGCTCCATCGACCGGCAGCCGACGAGTCCGTCCCTGTCGTCATCGTTCTGGGTGGCTTCGACGGGTGGCGGGAGGAGTACCACGTCGGCGCCACCTACCTGCTGGAGCGCGGTCTGGCCGTCCTTCTCGTGGATGGACCCGGCCAGGGTGAGACGCGACTCTTCCACGGGATCCACATGGAGCACGGCGTCGAGCACGCGTTCTCTGCGGTGATCGACCACCTGCTGGCGGATGACCGCGTCGCCCCATCGGTGGCGATCTGGGGCAACAGCATGGGCGGCTACCTGGCGGCCCTGACGGCAGCGACCGACCCGCGGATCACGGCTTGCGTGGTGAACGGCGGCACGATCCGGCCAGTCGAGACAGCCGACCGGTACCCGCGGTTCATCGACAAGGTACGACTCCTGCTCGGGATCGACGACCCGGACAAGGCGCGGGAGGTGATGTCGACGTTCGTGCTCGACGGCGAACTCCTGTCCGCTCTTCGTTGCTCCCTTCTGGTCCTGCACGGGACTCCCGATCGCGTCTTCCTCGTCGAGAACGCGCGAGCACTGTTCGGCCACGCAGGCAGCAGCGACAAGACCTGGAACGAGTGGCCCGACGGCGACCACTGCATCTACAACCACTCACACGAGAAGCACACGCTCGTCAGCGACTGGCTAGCTGACCGCCTGAAGGGAGACCGCGCATGA
- a CDS encoding amidohydrolase family protein: MTTPVPTGPIVIRRATVLTQDEDLGTVHGDVLIEDGKISAVGPDLAAEGATELLASGKIILPGFVDTHRHTWQGAIRQIGVGWDFPTYRRHIQNTWGPAFTPDDVYIGNLVGAYSALDAGITTLRDESHIQNSPQHTDKAVAALKDSGIRAIFAYGWPSIDSDKWMLRGEATHPEDIRRVRSELLSDDDALVTLAAMLRGPELATPQVTAADVALARELGIRMSMHVGNGPWGPMFRGIGTLADLGLLGEDMLFIHCCTSDDDELKALADAGAHASVSAAIEAVLPGLGAPATGRLMNHGIRPSLSIDTEASVAGDMFNVMRAAIAAHGLGVTLQPDVYEQLPSATPTDLLEFATIRGAEACGLGHRIGSITPGKDADLIIMDLEAPNLVPANDIAGSVVGAGHAGNVETVMVAGRIVKHQSRLVDVSLSEVRARAESSRDRLFKQPVADS, encoded by the coding sequence ATGACGACACCCGTGCCGACCGGCCCGATCGTGATCCGGAGGGCCACGGTCCTCACCCAGGACGAGGACCTGGGCACCGTGCACGGCGACGTCCTCATCGAGGACGGGAAAATCAGCGCTGTCGGACCCGACCTGGCTGCCGAAGGCGCTACCGAACTCCTTGCGAGCGGCAAGATCATCCTCCCGGGGTTCGTCGACACTCACCGGCACACCTGGCAGGGCGCGATCCGCCAGATCGGCGTCGGCTGGGACTTCCCCACGTACCGACGCCACATCCAGAACACCTGGGGCCCCGCCTTCACGCCCGATGACGTCTACATCGGCAACCTCGTTGGCGCCTACTCAGCATTGGACGCGGGCATCACCACCCTGCGGGACGAATCGCACATCCAGAACAGCCCCCAGCACACGGACAAGGCCGTCGCCGCACTCAAGGACAGCGGCATCCGCGCCATCTTCGCCTACGGCTGGCCGTCTATCGACTCCGACAAGTGGATGCTCCGCGGGGAAGCGACCCATCCCGAGGACATCCGCCGCGTCCGAAGCGAACTGCTTTCGGACGACGACGCGCTCGTGACCCTCGCTGCCATGCTGCGCGGCCCGGAACTGGCTACCCCACAGGTGACGGCCGCCGACGTAGCCCTCGCACGTGAGCTCGGGATCCGGATGAGCATGCACGTCGGCAACGGCCCGTGGGGGCCGATGTTCCGCGGGATCGGCACCCTGGCCGACCTCGGCCTACTTGGTGAGGACATGCTTTTCATCCACTGCTGTACCAGCGACGACGACGAGTTGAAGGCGCTCGCCGACGCCGGCGCTCACGCCTCGGTGTCGGCCGCGATCGAGGCGGTCCTGCCGGGGCTCGGGGCGCCTGCGACCGGTCGGCTCATGAACCACGGCATCCGACCCAGCCTGTCCATCGATACCGAAGCCTCGGTCGCCGGTGACATGTTCAACGTCATGCGCGCCGCTATCGCGGCGCACGGGTTGGGGGTCACGTTGCAACCCGACGTGTACGAACAGCTGCCTTCTGCAACCCCGACTGACCTGCTGGAGTTCGCCACTATCCGCGGCGCGGAAGCCTGCGGTCTCGGCCACAGGATCGGATCCATCACTCCCGGGAAGGACGCGGACCTGATCATCATGGACCTCGAAGCTCCGAACCTGGTGCCAGCCAACGACATCGCTGGGAGCGTCGTGGGCGCCGGCCATGCAGGCAACGTGGAGACCGTGATGGTCGCCGGCCGGATCGTGAAGCATCAGAGCCGTCTCGTGGACGTGAGCCTCAGTGAGGTCCGTGCGCGGGCCGAGAGTTCACGCGACCGCTTGTTCAAGCAACCCGTCGCCGACAGCTAG
- a CDS encoding dioxygenase encodes MATTPENLRDQVVTAFGATPDPRMRELLTTLAKHLHDFAIETNLTVEEWLGGIEFLTAVGKMSDEKRQECVLLSDVFGLSALVDFLNGPQDQDATENALLGPFYVSDAPLMENGDSIVQQHEGEPVRLEGRVTGKGGEPLPGAQIEIWQIAANGQYDGQDPDMVENNMRGRFRTDDEGRYWLVTNRPFGYSVPTDGPVGRLLDVLGRDPMRAAHIHLRVSADGYQPLVTQMYDADCDYLETDVVFGVRESLITPLEDDGDGGFIARFNVRLAPAG; translated from the coding sequence ATGGCGACGACACCAGAGAACCTTCGCGACCAGGTCGTGACCGCGTTCGGGGCGACACCCGACCCGAGGATGCGTGAACTGCTGACCACGCTCGCCAAACACCTGCACGACTTCGCCATCGAGACGAACCTCACCGTCGAGGAGTGGCTCGGTGGCATCGAGTTCCTCACTGCCGTCGGCAAGATGAGCGACGAGAAGCGTCAAGAGTGCGTGCTGCTCTCCGACGTCTTCGGCCTCTCGGCACTAGTCGACTTTCTCAACGGCCCCCAAGATCAGGACGCGACCGAGAACGCTCTGCTCGGACCCTTCTACGTTTCCGACGCACCCTTGATGGAGAACGGCGACTCGATCGTCCAGCAGCACGAGGGGGAACCGGTTCGACTCGAGGGCCGGGTCACGGGCAAAGGCGGCGAACCGCTGCCCGGAGCGCAGATCGAGATCTGGCAGATCGCCGCCAACGGGCAGTACGACGGCCAGGACCCCGACATGGTCGAGAACAACATGCGGGGCCGCTTCCGCACCGACGACGAAGGTCGCTACTGGCTTGTGACGAACCGACCGTTCGGCTACTCGGTGCCGACCGACGGCCCCGTTGGTCGGTTGCTCGACGTGCTCGGGCGCGACCCGATGCGGGCCGCGCACATCCACCTGCGCGTCAGCGCCGACGGCTACCAGCCGCTAGTCACCCAGATGTACGACGCCGACTGCGACTACCTCGAGACCGACGTGGTGTTCGGAGTCCGTGAGTCGCTGATCACCCCGCTCGAGGACGACGGGGACGGGGGTTTCATCGCCCGATTCAACGTCCGACTTGCCCCCGCAGGCTGA
- a CDS encoding citryl-CoA lyase, whose amino-acid sequence MTDRTEPSYPTSLGASDATSITLLGQDLASDIMGEVGFGELSLWLLLRHRPEPGQIRVFEAVLASLADHGFVPTAIAARLTLLSAPDALQGALAAGLLGGGSRFLGVTEDCGQFLAGKVSAHEGPLPETDGDWDELARTVVTEERAARRIIPGLGHPTHTADPRVPRLLEIAEAASLRGPHLRLFEAIGRVHHEVLGRTLPLNGAGVGGAALVDAGIPLPMLRGVALLARAAGLIGQLAEELDRPIANDIYLAVHERTEYIDPK is encoded by the coding sequence GTGACCGACCGCACCGAGCCGAGCTACCCGACGTCCCTCGGGGCGTCCGACGCCACCAGCATCACCCTGCTGGGACAGGACCTCGCCAGTGACATCATGGGCGAGGTCGGGTTCGGGGAGCTGTCGCTGTGGCTGCTCCTGCGCCACCGACCCGAGCCCGGGCAGATCCGGGTCTTCGAGGCGGTGCTCGCGTCGCTCGCCGATCACGGCTTCGTGCCGACGGCCATCGCCGCGAGACTCACGCTCCTGAGCGCTCCGGATGCGCTCCAGGGCGCGCTGGCAGCCGGCCTCCTCGGGGGCGGATCACGCTTCCTCGGCGTGACCGAGGACTGCGGACAGTTCCTGGCAGGGAAGGTGTCCGCACACGAGGGACCTCTGCCCGAGACCGACGGGGACTGGGACGAACTGGCGCGCACGGTCGTGACCGAGGAACGCGCCGCCCGCCGCATCATCCCCGGGCTCGGCCACCCCACACACACCGCGGACCCGCGGGTGCCTCGTCTCCTCGAGATCGCCGAGGCGGCCAGTCTGCGCGGCCCGCACCTGCGCCTCTTCGAGGCCATCGGCCGTGTGCACCACGAGGTGCTCGGCCGGACGCTGCCGCTCAACGGTGCAGGTGTCGGGGGCGCTGCCCTCGTGGACGCGGGGATCCCGTTGCCGATGCTGCGGGGTGTCGCGCTGCTGGCGCGGGCGGCGGGCTTGATCGGCCAGCTCGCCGAGGAGCTCGATCGGCCGATCGCCAACGACATCTACCTGGCGGTGCACGAACGCACGGAGTACATCGATCCGAAGTGA
- a CDS encoding bifunctional 3-(3-hydroxy-phenyl)propionate/3-hydroxycinnamic acid hydroxylase, translated as MDTFDVAVIGYGPVGQMLCAQLGRAGHSVAVFEKHEQLYGLSRAGHIDDEIMRTLQKIGAGEEFREDAVAWETYDMRNEAFGGDLLLSLDWSVVGPHGWRSHWIFYQNNLELAMHRQVEAAGNVQLLLGTEAVAFDQDGDGVTLTVRDRQSGAERTVRVQYLVGTDGANSFVRERLGITTTEGMTGPNQLVIDTRQKRPLSFPFDNGQFADPKRPGCLFQLGKSHRRWEFTLRDDENPVDFDIDRIWQLLSPWVTPEDVEIIRHPIYRFREFIADEWQRGRVFLAGDAAHIMWPFAGEGMCNGIRDASALVWRLDLVLRDLAPEGLLDSYTDDRKPNVQGWTDLSREIGLPCIIMDEEIAAQRDAGFKAAAEDPSLMPEMTVPPGPTAFSRPDDPIAGMPACQFPVLVDGQQGLVDDLIGTGFQLIVADEAALAALSDEQRRFLRDIGAHVIHVGPAGSGAPAVDLDGGYADWFQELGLSAVLARPDFYLYGGATDADDTPALVAALASSLGTKPRSRIGSV; from the coding sequence ATGGACACCTTCGACGTCGCGGTCATCGGCTACGGGCCGGTCGGGCAGATGCTGTGCGCACAGCTGGGCAGGGCTGGGCACTCGGTGGCCGTCTTCGAGAAGCACGAGCAGCTGTACGGGCTTTCGCGTGCGGGGCATATCGATGACGAGATCATGCGGACCCTGCAGAAGATCGGTGCGGGGGAGGAGTTCCGCGAGGACGCTGTTGCGTGGGAGACGTACGACATGCGCAACGAGGCGTTCGGCGGCGATCTGCTGCTCAGCCTGGATTGGAGCGTCGTCGGACCGCACGGCTGGCGCTCACATTGGATCTTCTACCAGAACAACCTCGAGCTGGCGATGCACCGTCAGGTCGAAGCGGCCGGCAACGTTCAGCTCCTGTTGGGCACCGAGGCCGTAGCGTTCGACCAGGACGGGGACGGCGTCACGCTGACGGTTCGCGACCGGCAGAGCGGCGCAGAACGGACCGTGCGAGTCCAGTACCTCGTGGGCACTGACGGTGCGAATAGCTTCGTCCGTGAGCGCTTGGGGATCACCACCACCGAGGGCATGACGGGTCCGAACCAGCTCGTGATCGACACGAGGCAGAAGCGTCCGCTCTCGTTCCCGTTCGACAACGGGCAGTTCGCGGACCCGAAGCGGCCAGGCTGCCTGTTCCAGCTCGGAAAGAGTCACCGTCGATGGGAGTTCACCCTGCGGGACGACGAGAACCCCGTGGACTTCGATATCGACCGCATCTGGCAACTGCTGTCGCCGTGGGTGACGCCGGAGGACGTCGAGATCATCCGCCACCCGATCTACCGCTTCCGCGAGTTCATAGCGGACGAGTGGCAGCGCGGCCGTGTCTTCCTCGCCGGGGACGCGGCCCACATCATGTGGCCGTTCGCAGGCGAGGGCATGTGCAACGGGATCAGAGATGCCTCAGCTCTCGTGTGGCGGCTGGACCTGGTTCTTCGTGACCTAGCTCCTGAAGGCTTGTTGGATTCGTACACCGACGACCGCAAGCCCAACGTGCAAGGCTGGACGGACCTGTCGCGCGAGATCGGGCTTCCGTGCATCATCATGGACGAGGAGATCGCGGCACAACGTGACGCCGGGTTCAAGGCCGCAGCCGAAGACCCTTCCCTGATGCCGGAGATGACGGTTCCTCCCGGACCCACAGCCTTCTCTCGTCCGGACGACCCGATCGCCGGCATGCCGGCATGTCAGTTCCCCGTGCTGGTAGATGGCCAGCAGGGGTTGGTCGACGACCTGATCGGGACGGGCTTCCAACTGATCGTCGCCGACGAGGCTGCACTCGCGGCGCTGTCGGATGAGCAGCGTCGGTTCCTCCGAGACATCGGCGCGCACGTGATTCATGTCGGCCCGGCAGGTAGCGGCGCACCGGCGGTAGACCTCGATGGTGGATACGCCGACTGGTTCCAGGAGCTGGGGTTGAGCGCGGTCCTTGCACGACCCGACTTCTACCTCTACGGCGGCGCGACAGACGCTGATGACACACCTGCGCTGGTCGCAGCGTTGGCTTCGAGCCTCGGTACGAAGCCGCGCAGTCGGATCGGATCGGTCTGA
- a CDS encoding IclR family transcriptional regulator domain-containing protein has protein sequence MDRNETSKDFIEAIARGMDVIRAFRPGRPEMSLTEVAEASGLARPTARRILLTFQELGYVRSSEGRWTLTPRVLELGTAFVQSQGLWELARPHMEDLVSQTGESSSIAQLDGSDIIYVARVAVPKIITFAVSIGTRFPALQTSLGKVLLAALPPEEVPARLAEPSRSGIAPRWQPTDDEREQHLREIRAQGWALADEQLAAGIRSVAVPLRDGEGRTIAAMNVTVHAAETDVATLMEQHLPRLFAAASRISADLALRDLVPQTTSSRLD, from the coding sequence ATGGATCGCAACGAGACCAGCAAGGACTTCATCGAGGCCATCGCCCGCGGCATGGATGTGATCCGAGCCTTCCGTCCGGGCCGGCCGGAGATGTCACTCACGGAGGTCGCGGAAGCCAGCGGCCTGGCTCGCCCGACCGCCCGCCGCATCCTGCTCACCTTCCAGGAGCTCGGCTACGTTCGTAGCTCAGAGGGGAGGTGGACGCTGACGCCACGCGTCCTGGAGCTCGGCACGGCCTTCGTGCAATCGCAGGGCCTCTGGGAGCTCGCCCGGCCCCATATGGAGGATCTGGTGTCGCAGACCGGGGAATCCTCGTCGATCGCTCAACTCGATGGATCCGACATCATCTACGTCGCTCGGGTGGCCGTTCCGAAGATCATCACCTTCGCCGTGTCGATCGGGACCCGCTTCCCCGCGTTGCAGACCTCGCTCGGCAAGGTCCTGCTGGCCGCGCTGCCACCCGAGGAGGTCCCGGCTCGGCTCGCCGAGCCGAGCCGTTCGGGGATCGCGCCCCGGTGGCAGCCAACCGACGACGAACGCGAACAGCATCTGCGCGAGATCCGCGCTCAGGGGTGGGCGCTTGCCGATGAGCAGCTCGCCGCTGGGATCCGCTCAGTCGCGGTGCCGTTGCGCGATGGTGAGGGCCGCACGATCGCGGCCATGAACGTCACGGTCCACGCGGCGGAGACGGACGTCGCCACCTTGATGGAGCAGCATCTGCCGCGCCTCTTCGCGGCCGCCAGCCGGATCAGCGCCGATCTCGCGTTACGAGACTTGGTCCCGCAGACCACAAGCAGTCGGCTCGACTGA